Genomic window (Rosa chinensis cultivar Old Blush chromosome 6, RchiOBHm-V2, whole genome shotgun sequence):
ACTCTCCAGATCTGCTTATGTTGTTCATCTAAATCCCAATCCCCCTCGATCAGTCGATCCCCAATTCACTAACCCTAGTTCTAAGCTCTCTTCGAGTCTTCTCCActctccagatcttcttctgttcCTCATCTAAATCCCCGATCCCCCTCTATCAGTCGATCCCCAATTCACTAATCCCAGATCCCAATTCATTAATCGTTTGGGTGCTACGTAAAGAGGAAGGTCAGAGAGGTTTCAAGGAGGAGCATGATAAGAAGTTTCAAGGTCAGTCATGCTCTCATTTTCTCAGTTTCATGCATTGCTTTGTGGTTAACTGTGTTTTTTGCTTTGTGGTGCAGGTGACGCATTTACTGACAGGTCACTTGTTCGACAATTACCTTGTTCCTGTGGTTCTTCATTAAAAGCCACAGGTTCTTATGAAAGATTGTCTACTCCTATACAAGCTGATGAGCGGTTTCATGGTTCGTCATACTTCACTTTCTCAATTCGATTCATTTCATTTTGGTCAGCTGTGTTTTGTGACTATGTTAAAGCTTTGGTTCAGCTGTATTTGACTATTTGATTCATTTAATTCTGATATATATTTGACTATATATTTGATTCATTTGATTCTGATCAGCTTATGACAATTAGAGGTTTCAACTGAATGGTGTTGAATTGCCTCACGTGCCCAGCCCTAATAATAACCTCTCCACAGGTCCCCTCATTCATGTGTATCATTGTCCTTGGTTGGGATGGATGTTTATATATCCACTACTGATCACTGTGATCCACAGCGACTAACCATATATAGTATTAGGGAGTATATGTTTAGGATCATATTGATATATTCATTATTCACTATCCCTCGTGCTTAATTTGTCAAAGCCTCTTCTTTTGGAAACTAATCACTTTGGGTCACCAGTGACATAATATTggtgttttctgttttcttacaTGTAGTTTCTTACATTCAAGTTATCATAGATTAGATTAGATTGATCATTGTTTGTTAGCTCAGAATTAGCGTGATCATCAGATAGCTGCTGATTCATACTTCATCTCCAGGTCAGTTATTCACTTATTTGATTCAAATCGTTCGATGGCTAGAGCGAAGAAGGTAGCTGCTCGGCCTCATTGTTGATTCAAATCGTTCAAGACTTGTAGTTAACTAGTTTTTATCATGTAATGGACTTTAAGACCTACTGGACTTATTGTTGAATTCATGAATTGGTTTCtgtgtttattcatttattgaACTTATTGTTGGTCTATTGAATTGGCTATTTGCTGTGTTGCACATTGGATTTCTTTCCTGTCATAATCTGCAATTTGCATTACTGCATTACAGCCATGTCATAAACTCATAATCTGCATTACTGCACTTTGAATTCATAATCTGCAATTTGGTTTAAGGCAAAATTGATTGTGTAGATTTATAAGTTGCAGTGCTAAGAGGACAGCTGCATCCTATAATGattgaaatctggaaattttggataGCTGTTAAAGTCCTTTAagtgtgggaaaaaaaaaaaaaaagggattcgGGTATCCCGAATTGGGCCCGGACCCGACCCGATCCCGGTCGGTTTCGGTACCTCCGGTACCAACTTTGAAAAAACGTaatcccgtcccgtcccgtcccgaaaAATATTTCCGGTACCGGGTTCGGTATCACTCAATAACCGGCCcgtcccggcccgtgcccagccctagtcaCAAGTGTACAAAAATCATGATTTGAGGGTGGACAAATTTTAGtgaaaaaaccaaaacatgagATTTTCACAAAAAAATCGATAAGGAAATAAAGTTACAACGAAGAATCCCTAAAACAACATATTCcatgaaaatcaaaattaaaggCATGTAGTACAAAAAGAGGGAGGCCATGATTTCACCAAGAACATCCGCAACAAAGTTCGCCTCTGAATAACAGCTGCTTGTAGACCTGCTCTGAGTGCCATAGCTTCAGCTACAAGGACATTAGAACGACCTCCCCTGCATCACCTTGTTTGTTATGTCTAAGATAGTCCACAATTTTTGGTtaaattgtcaaaaaaaaattagtgaaaGTACTGCGTTTTCCACATGATCGAGACATATTTTCATAGTGAAACTGCATGGTTGGACCTTCATAGGCTCGCTCACTTATGTTCTAAACTAATCTTGTCTCTCTTGCATAAACACGGTCAACCTCGCTTGCATGGACAcattaaaatgaaattttggcaGCCGACAAGAAAATTATCAGTCGCGCCTTTATTAAGAAAAGTTGTGACCTCATTAGATTGAGCAAGATCTTCATAGGGGAAAATAGATACCATACCTTAAATAATGTACATAAAATTTTCTCCATCAATTTGCACTAGATTAACCGATGATTATACTCTATCTAATAAACTATATCTAAGAAACGATCCATTACAACTTGTATATTTCTTTTGAGAAATGAAGACACTACTATTCAAACTAGCTGTTCAAACTATTGTGAATTATTCTATGCACGGCAATGCAAGTGAACCATCACTTATTAGATAAAAAGTTCATGTCCCTGAATGTACCATCGCAACTCATAGTTTACACTTTACAGCAATACCAAATGAGAGGGAGGATTGTGTATTAGGATTTAGGAAATAGGAACTTAGATAAGAGTGGCCGACTAATAAAATACCAGGCGTGCttatttctttccctttttcatgttttcttttgttcttttacAACCAATGCTTCATAGGCTTATTATTACAAATGGATAGAAACAAAGTGTTTTACACGGATGAAGATAAACCGTGGAGATCAACATAGCCAGACAGCACTGCCCGGCTTCGTTCTTTCACCTTTGTTTGATATATTACCCTGCAGATTTGAATAAAAGCTTTACCTCACCGTGCTTTTAAATAGATTAGTTCTGGCAATTGATGAGAAGCCAAATTACCTCGAGCCTTCGAGCCACATTTCAGTGACCAATGTTTCACCAGGGTAAACATGTAGAAGGAATCGGCCCAATATGCATTTCACCCTGTTTGAATCTCCTCGGCATATACATTTGATAATTGCCCTAACTGCAAATCCAAGTGTGCACAACCCATGGAGTATTGGCAGGGTGAATCTTTGAAAAGGCAACACACAATagttagaatacttgaaaaccAAGTTTGTTTGGATGTCTcatgaaaatggaaatctatGGCATGAGATACAACCATGACTACAAAAATTAAGTAGAGAAACTAGGACAAGTAATATTCACAATTCCAAACATTTAACAGATGGGCTATTTCCAAAATGAAAAGTCTACTCTGATTCAAAACAACATAAAATGCAATGTATTTTTTCAAGGGACAAGTGATATCAAAGTCAACATCACATGGACTGAATAAAATGACACGAGAAGAATAGGAAATGACCAAAGAAAGAAATCATATAGTGCTTATTTGGCCACACtttctacatctacatgtgaaAGAAGAATACTACAACCTGAAGCGAAGTTGACAGTAAAAAGTTAAAACATTCACATACGTAATAAGTGAGGTACTAACCCTGCAAGTTTTGCAATCATGGGATCTGAATGCAGAGGATTATAGTCCCCAGATAGCCTATACAGTAATGCCTGCAAAAGGGCataaaacatataaaaaatttCTACAGAATCTTAATGTACCCATAGTTTCATATGTAATTATCTTTTTATCTGAAAATAATGTATCCAATATCcaaattttacacatatttatCAGTTACATGCTTTCtgagtttatttttctttggtaAAATACATACTTTTGGTAGTTCATGGCCACAGACTGATTAAAGACATCAGTATCATACACCTGGTTGCAAGCAAAAGCCAAGAACAGCTGTCCATTGGTCCAGTCTTAGGCATACACTAAGTGAACATAATAAGCATCAATTCCCAAGTTGACAAAAGGGGGAGAACTAACAAAGAATGGGAATTTTTTATATGAATTTTCCTGTTTTCCTTCTTCGAAAAATTGTATTAAAAGATCGCATCAAAATTTTTGAGTCCCGTTATCTAGAAAAGTGCTAAAAAAATCAAggtcttgaattttttttttttttttttttgttgcggggggggggggtgggggggggTGGGACATCTTTTCACAACACTGAGCTTCCATAAAAGCTAATCACTGCTGATTATTAAGAAAAAAGGAGGGCCAAATGCCACTTGAAAAAGGACCATGATCAAGGGATATactaatgaaaaataaaagagtaaCCTCCTAACTCTCTACCACAGTGACTACTTCTtgcaataacaaaataaaagttacATGCCTGAGATGGTAGTGTACAATCTTCAAAAACTGCAAAAGGTTGACCTTTTGGAATTTTCACAGATGAACCCTTGTCGTTTGGATAGTTTGAATATGAAAACGGAGGAGATGATTTTGAGAAGCCACCAGCACCTCGCAGAAAGACAGTTGTCCTGTAGAGTAGTAC
Coding sequences:
- the LOC112174118 gene encoding enoyl-CoA hydratase 2, peroxisomal; the protein is MSSDFDPDRFSPPKYPETPYAYSERDVALYALGVGACARDAVDADELKYVYHENGQKSIQVLPTFTALFSLGSLKFQVPGLEFDPRLLLHGQQYIEIYKPLPTSATLNNRVSLAGLHDKGKAAVVEMETKSYDKDSGALLCMNLTTVFLRGAGGFSKSSPPFSYSNYPNDKGSSVKIPKGQPFAVFEDCTLPSQALLYRLSGDYNPLHSDPMIAKLAGFTLPILHGLCTLGFAVRAIIKCICRGDSNRVKCILGRFLLHVYPGETLVTEMWLEGSRVIYQTKVKERSRAVLSGYVDLHGLSSSV